CGTGCCTCGTCGCGGATCGCGGCGATCAGGCGCTGGCGGCGGGCGGGATCGAGACCATCGGCGGTCGAATATTCGTCGAGGAGCCGTTCAAGCCGGCGCAGGGCTTCGGGTACATCGGATTGCGCGAGCGGCGGCGGCAGATGACCCACCGTGACGGCAGAGATGCGCCGCTTGGCCTGCGCCGCCTCGCCGGGATCGTTGACGATGAAGGGATAGACGACGGGCAGATCGCCGATCAGCGCCTCCGGCCAACAGCTTGACGACAGCGCCACGGATTTTCCGGGCAGCCATTCCAGCGTGCCATGCGCGCCCATGTGCACGACGGCATCGATGCCGTGCTTCCGGAGCCAGAGATAGAACGCGACATAGGCGTGGCGCGGCGTGCGGCCAAGATCGTGATAGTCGGCGTCGCGCGTGGTCGCTTCGCCCCGCTCCGGCTGCACCGCGATGATCGACTTTCCGGATGCGGTGCCGGCAAAATGAAACGCGCCGTCGCGGCAGTTCGGATCATCTTCCGGTGCGCCCCATGCGCGCGCGAGATCATCCTGCAGTTCGCGCGGAAGGCGCGAGAGCGCCGCACGATAGTCGGCAACGCTCCAGATCAATTTCCGCGTCAGAAGTGTCTCGCCGAGCGCGCGTGCCGGCGTGACGTCGAAGCCGATCTCGACGAGATCGGACAGCAGCGCTTCGACCGAGGCAAGCGCGTCAAGACCGACCGCGTGCGCAATCTGGTGCGGACGGCCCGGATAATTCGAGAGCACGATCGCCAGCCGCTTCGCGCCGGCCGGCTTCTCTGCAAGCCACCGCCAGGCCGCGACACGTGCGGCGACCGCGCTCACGCGCTCCTCATCGGGCCGATGCGCGAGATGCGAGAACTGCAGATCGGGATCGCGCATCGCAGCCGATTTGAAGCTCACCACGCCCGAAAACAAGCGGCCGTCGACCTCGGGCAGCACCACGTGCATCGCGAGGTCGCCGGGCGACAGGCCGCGCAGCGATTCCGCCCAGTCCTGTCGTCGTGCCGTCGAGAGCGCGACCTGGAACACCGGGCATGTGGCTGCATCGAACGGCGTCGTGCCGTCATCGCCAGCCGCGGAGAACGCCGTTGCATTGACGATCGCAGCGGGAGGATTTTGCGCAAGATGCGCGCGCAGCCAATCCGCGACGCCTGCTGCCTTCAGCGAGCTGGCGAACACGCCATAGGCGTCAAAGCCGCGCTCGCGCAGCGTCGCGATCAGGGCATCGACGGGGCCGGTGTCCGCGGCAGTGAGGTAGGCGCGATAGAAGGTCACGAGCGCGCGCGGCTTGCCGTCGGAGGGAGGCGGCGCCGCGATGACGCCGCGCGCGGGATCGTAAAAGCCCATCTCGGGAACGTTCATCTCGCCGACGACCGGCCCGGCATAAAGACCCGAGGCCAGCGCAAGCTGCGCGATCGCGGCTTGCGCGGCGACAGGGCCGCCGATGTCGCAGAGCACCTTGAGCCGCCGCAGTGTCGAGACCGGCAGGGTCGAGTACGCGTCCAGCCGCGTGTCGTCGCGGCCATCCGCCGGCAGCACCGCCAGCACGATGTTGCGGTGCTTCGCCAGTTGATGGAGGGCTGCGAGCCCGTAGGGCCAATAGGACTCACCGCCGATTAAACGCACCAGGATGCCGCGCGCCTGCGAAAGCGTGCGCTCGATATAGGTGTCGACCGAGAGCGGATGACGCAGCTCCGCGAGATTCGCAAGCCGCAGCGACGGCAGACTCTCGCGGCCACGCCGCCAGCCGGCCGCGAACGCGGCGAGATCCGAGTCCGAGAACGAGAGCACCACGAGATCGGCCGGGTCCTGGCCGATGTCGCTTGGCGTCGCGGTCTCCTCCAGACCGCGGCTCTCGCGGAAGACGACGTGCATCAGATACCAAGTCCCGCCTTGATTGCGGCCTCGTCGATATCGCCGTGTTCGCCGATCACGACCAGCTTTGACTGCCGCGCGTCCGTGCTCCAGGGCTTGTCGAACTGGTGCCGCACGCGCTCGCCGACCGCCTGCAGCAGCAGGCGCATGGGCTTGCCCACAACCGCGATATAGCCCTTGGCGCGCAGCACGTTCTGCTCGCGCGCAAGCCGCTGGATCGATGCGACCAGCGCGTCGATGTTCGTGACTTCCGGAAGATCGATCACGACGGAAGCAAAATCGTCATGCTCGTGCTCCTCCTCGCCGTCATGATGCGATGGACGCGCGGCGAGATCATTCTCTGCGGCGGCGCCGAGGCCAAGGATCACGCGCGCGTCGATCGCGCCGTCCGTGACCGGCAGCATCGGGACCCGGCGCGGCATCTCCGCCGAGATCACCGCCTTAGCCGCTTCGAGGCCTGCGGCGCCCGCAAGATCGGCCTTGGTCAGCAGCACGATGTCGGCGCAGGCAATCTGATCCTCGAACACTTCCGACAGCGGCGTCTCGTGATCGAGATTTTCGTCCGCAGCGCGCTGCGCTTCCACAGCAATCGGGTCCGGCGCGAAGCGACCGGCGGCGACGGCCTCGGCATCGGCGAGTGCGATCACGCCGTCGACCGTGATGCGCGAACGGATCTCCGGCCAGTCGAATGCCTTGAGCAGCGGTTTTGGCAGTGCCAGGCCCGAGGTTTCGATCAGGATGTGGTCGGGCTTCACGGGCCGCGCCAGGAGCTGCTCCATGGTCGGGATGAAATCGTCGGCGACGGTGCAGCAGATGCAGCCATTGGCGAGCTCGACGATGTTCTCTTCCGGGCAGTTCGCGTCGGCGCAGGATTTCAGGATCTCGCCGTCGACACCCTCGCTGCCGAACTCGTTGACGAGCACCGCGAGCTTCTTGCCGTTGGCATTGCTGAGGAGATGCTGGATCAGCGTGGTCTTGCCTGATCCAAGGAAGCCGGTGACGACCGTGACCGGGACTTTTGCGAGCGAGTTCATTCGGCGGCCTCCGGCACGACGGCTATGGGGGGAATGCGGGCAAGCGATTGCTTGCGAAAAATCTCGGGGCGGCTGCGCCAGGGCACGATGCCGTCGGACGCCGCCGCATAGGCCGCGGCGCCCGCGACCACGTCGCGCGCATTGACATCGGACAGGCGGCCATAGACGTAGGACCAGCGGCCGGGCGCACTCAGCGCCACCGAACAGCCCTGGCTGCAGGCCGACAGGCATTCGACGGGAACCACGGTGACGCCCTCGGGCACGCCGGCGTCGAGGATCGCACCGTGCAGCCGTGCGCCGGGCGTGACCTCGCCCTCTGCGAGCGTCTGGCCGGCACGGCAGGTGATGCAGACATGAAGCGTGACGGTCATCGCCCCTTCCATGAAAGACGGCCGGAGGCGATGAGGCGCACGAGCCATTCTGGCGAAGGCCCGCTTCCCCGTCGCGGAACACCCCGTCCGCCGGTCTCAAACTCCGCGCTGGCAGGTCTCCCGGCTTACGGAGCAGGGATTGTCCCTTCGATCCCCGCCTTCCCGATCCCTAGGGGATCAGTGGCTTCGGGCATCTCTCCGGTCACGGTCGCGGGGGCGGCTGCATTTTGGGCTCAAATCTTGCCGATTCGCGCCCTATCGCATTCCCTCTTCGCCTGTCGTAGGACAGGAACCAACGCGGGCCCACCATTTGCCCATGGCCGCCACTTGTCAAGCCGAAGGACCCTGTCCGATGACGCCTGAACCGGATACCCAAACCACCGACGATACCGATGCCCGGCACGCTGCGAAAATGGCGAAGATCAAGGTCGCTCGCGACAAGATCATGGCGACCAAGAGCGGCGAGAAAGGCCTCATCATCGTCCACACCGGCGCCGGCAAGGGCAAATCCTCCTCGGCCTTCGGCATGATCGTCCGCTGCGTCGCCCATGGCTTTCCCTGCGCGGTCGTCCAGTTCATCAAGGGCGCCTGGGACACCGGTGAGCGGCGGCTCTTGACCGGCCATTTCGGCGATCTCTGCCAGTTCCATGCGATGGGCGAAGGTTTTACCTGGGAGACGCAGGACCGCGCCCGTGACATCGCCGCGGCACGGGCCGGCTGGGAGAAGGCGAAAGAGCTGATCGCCGATGAACGGCTGCGCATGGTCGTGCTCGACGAGATCAACATTGCGCTGCGCTACGACTACCTCGACATCGCCGAGGTCGTCGACTTCCTCAAGACGAAGAAGCCGCCGATGACGCATGTTGTCCTCACGGGACGCAACGCCAAGGACGAGCTGATCGAGATCGCCGACCTCGTCACCGAGATGACGCTGGTGAAGCATCCGTTCCGCTCGGGCATCAAGGCGCAAGCCGGCGTCGAATTCTGAGACACCTACACGATGGCGCGCGCATTGATGATCCAGGGAGCGGGTTCGGACGTGGGCAAGTCGCTCATCGTCGCCGGCCTTGCGCGCGCTCTGACGCGGCGCGGCCTGCGCGTGCTCCCGTTCAAGCCGCAGAACATGTCGAACAATGCGGCTGTCACCATCGATGGCGGCGAGATCGGCCGCGCCCAGGCGCTGCAAGCCCTCGCCGCGGGCGTCGAGCCGCACACCGACATGAACCCGGTGCTGCTCAAGCCCGAGACCGATGTCGGCGCGCAGGTGATCGTGCAGGGGAAACGCGTCGCGACCGCGCGGGCGCGCGACTATGCGGCCATGAAGCCATCGTTGATGGGTGCAGTGCTGGAGAGTTTCGAGCGGCTGAGGGCGCGGGCTGATATCGTGCTGGTCGAAGGCGCCGGCAGTCCGGCGGAGGTCAACCTGCGCAAGGCCGACATCGCCAACATGGGCTTTGCGCGCAAGGCCGACGTGCCGGTCGTTCTGGTCGGCGACATCGATCGCGGCGGCGTCATCGCGCAGCTCGTCGGGATCAAGACGGTGATCGACCTCGATGACGCCGCGATGATCCGGGGTTTCGTCATCAATAAATTCCGCGGCGATCCCGCGCTGTTCGACGACGGCTACCGGCTGATCGAAACGAAAACGTCCTGGCGCGGCTTCGGCGTGCTGCCGTGGTTCGCGCGCGCCGGCGAGCTTCCGGCCGAGGATGCGCTGGGCTTGCGCGACGCGCGAAAGCCAGGCCAATGCAAGGTCGCCTGCCTCGCGCTGTCGCGGATCGCCAATTTCGATGACCTCGATCCGCTAAAACTCGAGGCGGGCGTCGATCTGGTGATGGTCCGACCGGGCGAGGCGATCCCCGGCGACGTCCGCCTCGTCATCATCCCCGGCTCCAAATCCACCCGCGGCGATCTCGCCTTCCTGCGCGCGCAGGGCTGGGACATCGATCTCCTCGCGCATCACCGCAGGGGCGGCCACGTGCTCGGCCTCTGCGGCGGCTACCAGATGCTGGGCCGCAGCGTCGCCGACCCCGACGGCATCGAGGGTCCCGCCGGCGAAACGCCGGGCCTCGGGCTTCTGGATGTGACAACGGTCATGAGCGCGCAGAAGACGCTGACGCGTGTTGCGGCGGTCCATGCGGCGACGAGCGAGCCGATCGAGGCCTATGAGATCCACATCGGCCGCACCGAGGGGCCGGATCGTGCCCGCCCCTTCGCGAAGCTCGACGGCGCACCGGAAGGCGCGATCTCAGACGATGGACGCGTGCACGGCAGCTACCTGCACGGCCTCTTCACCTCGGATCATTTCCGCAAGGCGTTTCTCGCGAAACTCGAGATTTCCGCGGGCGACGAGCCCTACCATGCCAGGGTCGAAAGCGCGCTCGATGCGCTCGCCGAGCACATCGAGACACATCTCGATGTCGAGGGCCTGCTCGCGCTGGCACGCTGAGCGCTCAGCGTGACACTACGTCCGCGAGGCGCGTCCATTCCGCCTCGCTCCCCGGAAGTCCCAGGCGCAACCATGTCGGCTTCTGCGCGAAGACGCGGGACCAAATCCGAGCACGCGCCAGCTCGTCCTGTGCGGCAACCGCGTCGTCGGTCTCGTAGAGACGAAACAACGGCGTGCCGCCGACGAGCTTCCATCCCCGCGATTGCACCGTGGCATCGAGCCGAATGCTGTCACGCGCAAGCCGCGCTGAGGTTGCCTTCCCCCAGGCATCGTCAAGCAAGGCACGCTGCCCGATTGCAATTGCTGCACCCGAGACCGGCCACGGGCCCGACATCGCCGCGAGCGCTGCAACATCGGCCGCATTGCCAAGCGCGAAGCCGAGCCGCACGCCGGCAAGACCGTAGAATTTTCCAAACGAGCGCAGGATCAACAGTCCCGGCCGATCTGCCTCACGCGCAAGCGACAGGTGCGGAAGCGCGTCGGCAAAACTCTCGTCGATCACGAGGCGGCCGACACGCGGCAACAACGCCAGCAGCTCGCCGGGTTCGTGGCATCGGCCGTCGGGGTTGTTGGGGTTGACGACGAGGGCGAGGTCGGCCCCTGCCAGGGCATCGAGGCTCTCGACCTCGTCAACGTCCCAGCCCGCGGCCAAAAGAACCGGGGCATACTCGTTGTAAGTCGGCGCGAGAATCCGGGCCTGGCCGCACCGCGCGATCCGCGGCAGCAATTGAATGGCTGCCTGCGCGCCGCCGACTGCAACGATGGGCGCGCGCGTCCCATAGGCATGCTGCGCCGCCTGATGCAGGGCTTCGATCTCGGATCGCGACGGCAGAGCGCTCCATTGCGCGAGGCTCACTTCGACCGCCGGATAAGGCAGCCGGTTGATCCCCGTCGAGAGATCGATCCAGTCCTCCGCGCTTCCGCCGAAACGCTGCCGGGCCTGATCGATATTTCCACCGTGCTCACGCATATCCCCTTCTTTCACGCGAAAGCGAGGATCGCAAGGACGCCGGCGAGCAGCAGCATGGCGCGGCGATAGATCGTCAGTCCATGATCGAGGTCTGCTGGAATCGGATCACGCGCACCTTCGTTCAGCCAAGGCTCGTTGGTGACGCTGCCATGATAGAGGCGCGGACCGCTGAGCCGCACGCCGAGCGCGCCGGCCATTGCGGCTTCGGGCCAGCCGGCGTTGATCGAGCGATGGCGCCTCGCGTCCCGCGTCATGCACGACAGCGCCTCCGACGGCCGCGGCGCCAGCAGCACGAACAGAAAGCCGGTGAGACGCGCCGGAATGAAGTTGGCGACATCGTCGATGCGCGCCGCGGCCCAGCCGAAGGCCTCGTGCCGCTCGCTGCGATGACCAATCATGGAGTCCAGCGTGTTGATCGCCTTGTAGCCGAAGATGCCGGGCAAGCCGAACAGCGCGCCCCACAACACAGGCGCAACGATGCCGTCGGAGGCGTTCTCCGCCAGGCTTTCGATCGCCGCACGCGCAATGCCGGCCTCGTCGAGCGCTGCTGGATCGCGCCCCACGATGCGCGATACGGCCGCGCGCGCACCGGCGATGTCGCCGGTCCGCAGGGGATCCGCCACCGCGGCCACGTGATCGCCCAGCGAACGCAACGCGACGAGCGGCCAGGCGAGGACGCCCACCAGCACGATTTGGATCCAGCCCGCGGAGAGCATGGCCTGAAGCACCCAGCCAAGCGCAACCGACAGAGCGATCACGACGAACGCACCGGCGCTGCCCGCGACCCGGCGAAACGCCGGTGCATCGGACGTGCGATTCCAGGCGGTATCGATGCCACCGATCACCCGCCCGAGCCAGGTCACGGGGTGGCCGATCCGCGCGAAAAGCGGGCCCGGCCAGCCCACCAGGGCATCCACCGCCATCGCCACCACCATCGCACCCGCAAAACCCAAAGCAGCTCTCCCGCCTCAATCCGCCCCTGATGCGCAAGGCCCCGGCCGAACGCAAGCCCCTGCCCGCCTGATTTCGGCTTTGTCTTTGCCCGCGTTTGGTGATTAGTGCTGGCCGACAGGAGACTTTCATGGCCGTCATTTTGATCACGGGCGGAGCGCGATCGGGCAAGAGCCGGCGCGCGGAGGCGCGCGCGCGCAGCTTTCCGGGCCAGCCCGTGTACATCGCAACGGCCGAGGCGCTCGATGCCGAAATGAAGGAACGCATCGCAGGACATCGCGCGCGGCGCGGAACCGATTGGATCGAGCGGGAGGTGCCGCTGGACCTCGTGCAGGCCCTGACCGAGACCGACGGTGGCGGCGCAAGGCTCGTCGACTGCCTGACATTGTGGCTGTCCAATCTGCTGCATGCGGAGCGCGACTGGTCGCGCGAGGTCGCACACCTCGCCGAGGCCCTGCCCAGCCTCGAGAGTCCGGTCGTGCTCGTCAGCAACGAGGTCGGCCTCGGCATCGTACCCGACAACGCGCTGGCGCGTGCCTTTCGCGACGCCGCCGGGATCATGAATCAAACCATCGCGGCCATTGCCGACGACGTCGAGTTCGTCGTCGCCGGATTGCCGATGAAGCTGAAATGATGCTGCGCACCGAGCTTCTGCACGACATCGTCATCGATCTCAGGGTCGCGGCCTCGTTCGTCACGATCCTGCCGGTGGCCCCATCCAAGCCGGCCGGCAATGGCGCGATGGCGCGCGCGAGCTGGGCGCTGCCTGTTGCCGGCCTGCTGGTCGCCCTTGCAGGTGCTGCCGCATATGCGATCGCGAGCCGGGTCGGACTGCCGTCGACCGCGGCAGCCCTGTTGGCTCTCGCTGCTACGGTCCTGATCACGGGCGCGCTCCACGAGGATGGGCTCGCCGACACCGTTGACGGGCTCGGCGGCGGGCGGACACGCGAGCGCAAGCTCGAGATCATGCGCGACAGCCGGATCGGGACCTATGGCGTTTGCGTGCTGATCCTGTCGTTCGGCCTGCGCTGGAGCGCGCTCGCCGCCATCGCCAATCCCTGGCTGGTGGCGCTCGCGCTGTCGTCGGCGCATGTCGCATCGCGCGCGGGCCTGCCGGCCTTCATGTCGCTGGTGCCGTCGGCGCGGCCGGACGGACTCTCGGCGAGCGCCGGCCAGCCACCGGGGGCAAGCGTGGCCGTCGCTTTCGGCCTCGGCACTCTTGCTCTCGTCATCGCACTCGGGCCCGGCAAGGCGCTGATCGGCCTGATCGTGCTGTCGCTCGCGGGCCTGATCCTGGCGCGGCTCGCCACGCGACAGATCGGCGGCCAGACCGGTGATATTCTCGGCACGTTCGAGCAGATCGGCGAGATCGCGATCCTGCTGCTGGCCGCAGCAAGCCTGCAGATGGGACGATGACCCCATGGTCGAGTTCGACGACCTCTTCCGCCGGCAATTGCGCGAGCTGTTCGTGTGGCGCCGCGACGTGCGCCGTTTCCGCGCCGATCCGCTGCCGGATGGCACGATCGAGCGGCTGATCGAGACCGCGTGCCTCTCGCCCTCGGTCGGCCTGAGCCAGCCCTGGCGCTTCGTCATCGTTGCGGATGGCGCGAGACGCCGCGCCGTGATCGACGATTTCAAGGCGTGCAACGAAGATGCGTTGCAGTCCTATGCGGGCGAGCGAGCCGGCCGCTACGCGGCGCTGAAGCTCTCGGGCCTGGAACAGGCGCCCGGCCATCTCGCCGTGTTCGCCGACAAGGCAAGCGACATCGGCCACGGCCTCGGTCGCGCGACCATGCCCGAGACGACCGAATATTCCGTGGTCGCGGCGATCACCGCGATGTGGCTTGCCGCGCGCGCCGAGGACATCGGCCTCGGCTGGGTGTCGATCCTCGATCCCGACCGCATCCACACCATTCTCGACGTGCCAAAATCCTGGAAATTCATCGCCTATCTCTGCATCGGCTACCCCGAGGCCGCGTGTGACCAACCCGAGCTCGAGCAGGCGAAGTGGGAATATCGCCGCGGGGCGGACGAGTTCACGCTGCGGCGCTAACTTGCAAACGGAGCGTCAGAAATGCGTTGTTAGAAGGCAGCACGTTTCCCCTTCACCAGTCGCGCCAATGCCCATACTGGCACCGCAAGTACAGCACCCCAAAGAATGCTGTTTCCAAGAACGACCGCCCACTGCAGCGGGGGCGATAACCCCATGGTCTGTACGTGCGAGATGGGCGAAAGGAGCGCGTCCGAAAGCGCCGTGGCTAAACTTTCGAGTTGGCTCATATCGCCACCCGAGTCGAAGCGCCCCATTCCCGAGGAAAAACTGACGAGAAGGGAGCTCAACGCCAACAATAGATGAACGGTTGCCAAAACTGCTGCAATCGTGAGG
The DNA window shown above is from Bradyrhizobium sp. CB1650 and carries:
- a CDS encoding cobyric acid synthase, producing MARALMIQGAGSDVGKSLIVAGLARALTRRGLRVLPFKPQNMSNNAAVTIDGGEIGRAQALQALAAGVEPHTDMNPVLLKPETDVGAQVIVQGKRVATARARDYAAMKPSLMGAVLESFERLRARADIVLVEGAGSPAEVNLRKADIANMGFARKADVPVVLVGDIDRGGVIAQLVGIKTVIDLDDAAMIRGFVINKFRGDPALFDDGYRLIETKTSWRGFGVLPWFARAGELPAEDALGLRDARKPGQCKVACLALSRIANFDDLDPLKLEAGVDLVMVRPGEAIPGDVRLVIIPGSKSTRGDLAFLRAQGWDIDLLAHHRRGGHVLGLCGGYQMLGRSVADPDGIEGPAGETPGLGLLDVTTVMSAQKTLTRVAAVHAATSEPIEAYEIHIGRTEGPDRARPFAKLDGAPEGAISDDGRVHGSYLHGLFTSDHFRKAFLAKLEISAGDEPYHARVESALDALAEHIETHLDVEGLLALAR
- the cobD gene encoding threonine-phosphate decarboxylase CobD is translated as MREHGGNIDQARQRFGGSAEDWIDLSTGINRLPYPAVEVSLAQWSALPSRSEIEALHQAAQHAYGTRAPIVAVGGAQAAIQLLPRIARCGQARILAPTYNEYAPVLLAAGWDVDEVESLDALAGADLALVVNPNNPDGRCHEPGELLALLPRVGRLVIDESFADALPHLSLAREADRPGLLILRSFGKFYGLAGVRLGFALGNAADVAALAAMSGPWPVSGAAIAIGQRALLDDAWGKATSARLARDSIRLDATVQSRGWKLVGGTPLFRLYETDDAVAAQDELARARIWSRVFAQKPTWLRLGLPGSEAEWTRLADVVSR
- the cobN gene encoding cobaltochelatase subunit CobN, whose product is MHVVFRESRGLEETATPSDIGQDPADLVVLSFSDSDLAAFAAGWRRGRESLPSLRLANLAELRHPLSVDTYIERTLSQARGILVRLIGGESYWPYGLAALHQLAKHRNIVLAVLPADGRDDTRLDAYSTLPVSTLRRLKVLCDIGGPVAAQAAIAQLALASGLYAGPVVGEMNVPEMGFYDPARGVIAAPPPSDGKPRALVTFYRAYLTAADTGPVDALIATLRERGFDAYGVFASSLKAAGVADWLRAHLAQNPPAAIVNATAFSAAGDDGTTPFDAATCPVFQVALSTARRQDWAESLRGLSPGDLAMHVVLPEVDGRLFSGVVSFKSAAMRDPDLQFSHLAHRPDEERVSAVAARVAAWRWLAEKPAGAKRLAIVLSNYPGRPHQIAHAVGLDALASVEALLSDLVEIGFDVTPARALGETLLTRKLIWSVADYRAALSRLPRELQDDLARAWGAPEDDPNCRDGAFHFAGTASGKSIIAVQPERGEATTRDADYHDLGRTPRHAYVAFYLWLRKHGIDAVVHMGAHGTLEWLPGKSVALSSSCWPEALIGDLPVVYPFIVNDPGEAAQAKRRISAVTVGHLPPPLAQSDVPEALRRLERLLDEYSTADGLDPARRQRLIAAIRDEARTAGLEDDLGLNPAAAPAEAIPRIDRFVCDLKESQFGDGLHVFGRGACGEAERDALRAALAGRRVAPGPSGSPHRGRQDVLPTGRNLFTVDPRAVPTPSAHAQGIKLAEELLRRHLQDHGDWPKGLVVDLWGSATMRTAGEEFAMALHLAGLAPRWDHGSGRVTGYDIIAPAALGRPRIDVTLRVSGLFRDVFSGLAQLFEAASEALASRGEEGDENPYRHRTSRVFAPRPGQYGVGLSSIPDVFTPDTREAAGEAWLAASSWAFSADGAMQPDRAGIESRLAAADAFVHVQDLPETDLLLAADYAAHEAGVAAAAAHLGAAAPSLYHLDATRPDQPHARTLTEEISRVVRARAANPAWIAGMMRHGFRGAAEITATLEHMAAFAHLAGAVPPHLFDIYFDATLGSDDVRTFMARENPAALAAMEACFTRLHEASLWQTRRNSIAAALREAS
- the cobO gene encoding cob(I)yrinic acid a,c-diamide adenosyltransferase codes for the protein MTPEPDTQTTDDTDARHAAKMAKIKVARDKIMATKSGEKGLIIVHTGAGKGKSSSAFGMIVRCVAHGFPCAVVQFIKGAWDTGERRLLTGHFGDLCQFHAMGEGFTWETQDRARDIAAARAGWEKAKELIADERLRMVVLDEINIALRYDYLDIAEVVDFLKTKKPPMTHVVLTGRNAKDELIEIADLVTEMTLVKHPFRSGIKAQAGVEF
- the cobS gene encoding adenosylcobinamide-GDP ribazoletransferase, encoding MMLRTELLHDIVIDLRVAASFVTILPVAPSKPAGNGAMARASWALPVAGLLVALAGAAAYAIASRVGLPSTAAALLALAATVLITGALHEDGLADTVDGLGGGRTRERKLEIMRDSRIGTYGVCVLILSFGLRWSALAAIANPWLVALALSSAHVASRAGLPAFMSLVPSARPDGLSASAGQPPGASVAVAFGLGTLALVIALGPGKALIGLIVLSLAGLILARLATRQIGGQTGDILGTFEQIGEIAILLLAAASLQMGR
- the cobW gene encoding cobalamin biosynthesis protein CobW yields the protein MNSLAKVPVTVVTGFLGSGKTTLIQHLLSNANGKKLAVLVNEFGSEGVDGEILKSCADANCPEENIVELANGCICCTVADDFIPTMEQLLARPVKPDHILIETSGLALPKPLLKAFDWPEIRSRITVDGVIALADAEAVAAGRFAPDPIAVEAQRAADENLDHETPLSEVFEDQIACADIVLLTKADLAGAAGLEAAKAVISAEMPRRVPMLPVTDGAIDARVILGLGAAAENDLAARPSHHDGEEEHEHDDFASVVIDLPEVTNIDALVASIQRLAREQNVLRAKGYIAVVGKPMRLLLQAVGERVRHQFDKPWSTDARQSKLVVIGEHGDIDEAAIKAGLGI
- the cobU gene encoding bifunctional adenosylcobinamide kinase/adenosylcobinamide-phosphate guanylyltransferase, producing MAVILITGGARSGKSRRAEARARSFPGQPVYIATAEALDAEMKERIAGHRARRGTDWIEREVPLDLVQALTETDGGGARLVDCLTLWLSNLLHAERDWSREVAHLAEALPSLESPVVLVSNEVGLGIVPDNALARAFRDAAGIMNQTIAAIADDVEFVVAGLPMKLK
- the bluB gene encoding 5,6-dimethylbenzimidazole synthase, producing MVEFDDLFRRQLRELFVWRRDVRRFRADPLPDGTIERLIETACLSPSVGLSQPWRFVIVADGARRRAVIDDFKACNEDALQSYAGERAGRYAALKLSGLEQAPGHLAVFADKASDIGHGLGRATMPETTEYSVVAAITAMWLAARAEDIGLGWVSILDPDRIHTILDVPKSWKFIAYLCIGYPEAACDQPELEQAKWEYRRGADEFTLRR
- a CDS encoding DUF1636 domain-containing protein — protein: MTVTLHVCITCRAGQTLAEGEVTPGARLHGAILDAGVPEGVTVVPVECLSACSQGCSVALSAPGRWSYVYGRLSDVNARDVVAGAAAYAAASDGIVPWRSRPEIFRKQSLARIPPIAVVPEAAE
- the cbiB gene encoding adenosylcobinamide-phosphate synthase CbiB, which gives rise to MGFAGAMVVAMAVDALVGWPGPLFARIGHPVTWLGRVIGGIDTAWNRTSDAPAFRRVAGSAGAFVVIALSVALGWVLQAMLSAGWIQIVLVGVLAWPLVALRSLGDHVAAVADPLRTGDIAGARAAVSRIVGRDPAALDEAGIARAAIESLAENASDGIVAPVLWGALFGLPGIFGYKAINTLDSMIGHRSERHEAFGWAAARIDDVANFIPARLTGFLFVLLAPRPSEALSCMTRDARRHRSINAGWPEAAMAGALGVRLSGPRLYHGSVTNEPWLNEGARDPIPADLDHGLTIYRRAMLLLAGVLAILAFA